From the genome of Flavobacterium ovatum, one region includes:
- a CDS encoding aspartate kinase — protein sequence MRVFKFGGASVKDAAGIKNVYDVLQKVGYEDVLLVVSAMGKTTNALELVIKDYFDKSPSLQSSVQEVKKYHNQILLDLFEDENHEVFQAVKTQFSDLEYFLSHNKSPNYNFVYDQVVSFGELISTTVLSHYMSFMGIKTQWIDVRNFVKTDANYRDAEVDWELTQKNISKNVKRKILNITQGFLGSDENNFTTTLGREGSDYTAAIFAYCLNAESVTIWKDVPGVMNADPRYFENASLLNQISYREAIELAFYGATVIHPKTLQPLQKKEIPLYVKSFINPLLKGTVVSKGMSLEPYLPCYIVKRDQLLISLSSIDFSFIMEEHISEIFALFHEFKIKVNLIQNSAISFSVCVEDKFGNFKDLNAVLSKKFKVDFSEHVTLYTIRHFNDLAAEMVEKDKNVILKQVSTETMQIITSEKK from the coding sequence ATGAGAGTATTTAAGTTTGGAGGTGCCTCTGTCAAAGACGCAGCAGGAATCAAGAATGTTTACGATGTTTTACAAAAAGTAGGTTATGAAGATGTGTTACTTGTGGTTTCGGCTATGGGAAAAACAACCAATGCATTGGAATTAGTGATCAAAGACTATTTTGACAAATCACCTTCTTTGCAATCATCTGTTCAAGAAGTAAAAAAATACCATAACCAAATCCTTTTGGATTTATTTGAAGATGAAAATCATGAAGTTTTTCAAGCGGTAAAAACTCAGTTTTCTGATTTAGAATACTTTTTATCACATAACAAATCTCCTAATTACAACTTTGTTTACGACCAAGTAGTCAGTTTTGGAGAGTTGATTTCGACTACAGTTTTAAGTCACTATATGTCATTCATGGGAATTAAAACTCAGTGGATTGACGTACGTAATTTTGTAAAAACTGATGCGAACTACAGAGATGCTGAAGTGGATTGGGAGTTAACGCAAAAGAACATTTCTAAAAACGTAAAAAGAAAAATCTTGAATATTACTCAAGGTTTCTTAGGCTCTGATGAAAACAACTTCACTACTACATTAGGACGTGAAGGTTCTGACTATACTGCTGCAATATTTGCTTATTGCTTAAATGCGGAAAGTGTTACCATCTGGAAAGACGTTCCTGGAGTGATGAATGCTGACCCTAGGTATTTTGAAAATGCAAGTTTATTGAATCAAATATCGTACAGAGAAGCTATCGAATTAGCATTTTACGGAGCAACTGTAATTCACCCAAAAACGTTACAACCTCTACAAAAAAAGGAAATCCCTTTATACGTAAAATCATTTATAAACCCATTACTTAAAGGAACTGTAGTTTCTAAAGGAATGTCATTAGAACCTTATTTACCTTGTTATATTGTAAAAAGAGACCAACTTTTGATTTCTCTTTCGTCGATTGATTTCTCTTTCATCATGGAAGAGCATATTAGTGAGATTTTTGCTTTGTTTCATGAATTTAAAATCAAAGTTAACTTAATTCAAAACTCAGCGATTAGTTTCTCTGTTTGTGTGGAAGATAAATTTGGTAATTTCAAAGATTTAAATGCTGTTTTATCTAAAAAGTTCAAAGTAGATTTTAGCGAACACGTGACTTTATACACCATCAGACACTTTAACGACCTAGCAGCAGAAATGGTTGAGAAAGATAAAAACGTCATCTTGAAACAAGTAAGTACGGAGACCATGCAGATTATCACTAGCGAAAAAAAATAA
- a CDS encoding GNAT family N-acetyltransferase: MIIRKGTSTDMKTVLELIQELALFEKEPEAVEITVANLVQDAFGDNPLFEVFVAEIDNKIIGMALYYYKYSTWKGKSIHLEDLIVTASERGKGIGQKLLDKMVTLAQEEKVKRLEWNVLDWNKSAIEFYEQSGAEILKEWQLVRFDETRIINFAKKK; encoded by the coding sequence ATGATCATTAGAAAAGGAACATCTACAGACATGAAAACCGTCTTGGAACTGATTCAAGAATTAGCCCTTTTTGAAAAAGAACCTGAGGCAGTAGAAATTACTGTTGCCAATTTAGTTCAAGATGCTTTTGGTGACAATCCGTTATTTGAAGTCTTTGTCGCAGAAATCGACAATAAAATCATAGGTATGGCTTTGTATTATTACAAATATTCTACTTGGAAAGGCAAAAGTATCCACTTAGAAGATTTGATTGTTACAGCATCTGAACGAGGGAAAGGTATTGGTCAAAAACTACTAGACAAAATGGTGACATTAGCCCAAGAAGAAAAAGTAAAACGTTTAGAATGGAATGTTTTGGATTGGAACAAATCTGCTATTGAGTTTTACGAACAATCAGGGGCCGAAATTCTAAAAGAATGGCAACTGGTTCGATTTGATGAAACTAGAATTATTAATTTTGCCAAAAAAAAATAA